CTGATGCACGATTTGAAGCGTTGCCAATTAATCAAATACAATATATTGGCAGTCATAATAGTTATAGACTTAGAACTACGGATAAACTTTTTGATTTTGCACAAAAACTAAAACCAATTTTGAGTCCATTAGGTTTAAATCCAGATGAATGGGATTATACGCACTTACCAATTACAGAACAATTAGATTTAGGTTTAAGAACTTTCGAGTTAGATATTTACAATGATCCAAGTGGAGGAAAGTTTTACAATAGAGCAGGCAATGCACTTGTTGGTTTGCCAGTAGCTTCTGGTATCGACGCACTTAAAAAGCCAGGCATGAAAATTATTCATATTCCAGATATGGATTACAATACACATTACTATACTTTTGTAGATGCTTTGGCTGGTATTAGAAACTGGAGCATACAACATCCATCACATTTACCCATTTTTATTATGGTTGAGTTGAAAGATTTTTCTATTGGAAATGTATTGCCATTTTTTGCAAAAGCACTACCATTTGATGAATCTGCAATGAACAAAGTAGATGAAGAAATTAATGGTGTTTTTGATAGAACTAACTTGTTATTTACACCAGATGATTTAAGAAAAAGCTATCCTAATATAAAAACAGCATTAGAGACAGAAGGTTGGCCAACAGTAAAAGCAATGCGAGGCAAAATAATAATTATAGCATATCATAATGATGCATATTTAACAAATCATCCGAATTTAGAAAACAGAAAAATGTTTATGTATGTCAATGAAGATAGTCCGAATGCAGCATTTATAATAAAAGATGGAAGTCAAGATAGTTATGATGATATACAACGATTAGTTAATCAAGGATATATAGTTAGAACAAGAGCAGATGCAGGAACTGATGAAGCTAGAACAGAAGATTATACTAATATGAATGCTGCATTTACATCTGGAGCTCAACTTATTTCTACTGATTACTATGTACCTGACTTTAGAGCAGGTACCAATGGTTGGTCGTACTATAAAGTCTCTTTTGATGGAAATACATTTAACAGAACTAATGTTTTAAATACACCAACAGATATAGCAGGACAATATATCATGCCGTAACTACCTAATCAAATGTAGTGTTCCAGTTGCAGTGTATTGCTGTCCGTCTACACCTTGGTATTCTATAAAATAGATATATGCATCCATTGGAGCTACTTCACCTTTGTAGTCGCCATACCAAGCTTCATCACGATTATTTGTACTAAACACCATTTGATGCCATCTATTAAAAATTTTAAATGAATAACCAGTATCACTTGCTAAATACAAAAATGGTTTAATGCTTTTGTTTACACCTTGTGGAGCAATTGCATTTGGCATAAATATTTTTGGTGTTGGCTTTAAACAAACTATATTCGACGAATTTCGCAGCAATTGTCTTGGTGTTGCATCATTCAAATTATAGTATTCTGCAATAATCATAAAACAAATTTCAGTAATACTGTCTGCAGTATAATCAAATAAATCTTCGTAAACAGCTTGTTCTACATTATTGCCATAACTTCCAAAAAAACTCAACATACTATCTTGATAAGTATATACACTATAGTTAATGATTTGAGCACTATCGGTATAGAAATCGTTCCATTCAATATTACCAGTATTGCCTTTGTCTTCTTCTACTGTAAGATGAATAGTATTGGCAGCTTGAGAATAATGTTCTGCACCACAATTATCTGTAGTTACTACTCTATAATAAAATGAATTATTACTCGGATTGGCAGCACCATCAACAAAAACAATTTGTGTACTATCTTGAAAAAATGGAGTAATTACAACTGGAGTAAAGGTAGTGCCATCTGGACTTCTTTGTAGTATAAACTTTTTAGGAGGCGTTGCAGAAGTGTCTTTCATATATTGAATGACAATATGATTATCTGCATTGATAGTTATAGCACGAATATAATCGTCTTCGTAGCTTTCTATTACATCAGAATTAATACATTGTTCATTAGAATAAGCAGTAAAACCATTGGGCAAATTAACCTTTACTCTAGCACATACAGTGGTCTGAGCTGGAATGTTTTGTATAATATAACTTGTGGCAGTATTATCAACTGTACCAACTGTAGCATAAGCTGCACTACCAAACTTTGCCTGAATTTCGTAATTGGTAGGCGTACCATTTTCGTATAAATAAGGCGACCAATTTACACTTACTGTTTTAGTACAAACATCTGGCGTATTAATGTTTAGCAAACAAGAACGATGATCTTTATTGGTCAAAGCACCTTGATATCCTAATGGATCTTCGCAATATTCTAAAGTTCTAATTCTATAACTTACCACATCTGTATTTACATCTATCAATG
Above is a genomic segment from Chitinophagales bacterium containing:
- a CDS encoding gliding motility-associated C-terminal domain-containing protein; translated protein: MKWWLDKHIRLLIITMLFSLNSLAQGIFEPPTLRCVRNSNSDVVLSWLIPTNRPCFQQYEIYYSINNRNGSYSLLTTVTNEFQSTTTIPNPGSAIDDVYFYIIQRGSCANPNPPTPSISDTLDDIKPQPAIVLKDITVVSGQMQVNWYGSTNPEVVGYLVFNSLDNYTTPDTIFGRTNTSFTDALIDVNTDVVSYRIRTLEYCEDPLGYQGALTNKDHRSCLLNINTPDVCTKTVSVNWSPYLYENGTPTNYEIQAKFGSAAYATVGTVDNTATSYIIQNIPAQTTVCARVKVNLPNGFTAYSNEQCINSDVIESYEDDYIRAITINADNHIVIQYMKDTSATPPKKFILQRSPDGTTFTPVVITPFFQDSTQIVFVDGAANPSNNSFYYRVVTTDNCGAEHYSQAANTIHLTVEEDKGNTGNIEWNDFYTDSAQIINYSVYTYQDSMLSFFGSYGNNVEQAVYEDLFDYTADSITEICFMIIAEYYNLNDATPRQLLRNSSNIVCLKPTPKIFMPNAIAPQGVNKSIKPFLYLASDTGYSFKIFNRWHQMVFSTNNRDEAWYGDYKGEVAPMDAYIYFIEYQGVDGQQYTATGTLHLIR